Proteins found in one Musa acuminata AAA Group cultivar baxijiao unplaced genomic scaffold, Cavendish_Baxijiao_AAA HiC_scaffold_402, whole genome shotgun sequence genomic segment:
- the LOC103988307 gene encoding receptor-like protein EIX2 — MEAERDALLAFKAGILDPSRRLSSWRRPVDCCRWSGVVCDNTTGHVVQLNLQNAEAYYDNSTVLGGEIGPSLLSLTHLRRLNLTQNDFGGARIPKFLGSFGRLRYLDLSYSNFGGAIPPQLGNLSTLRYLRLSSYNLRIDAGDDLQWLSRLSSLTFLQMNFVNLSTASPDWLRAVNQLPSLQQLYLSGCGLTALPDSLSRVNLTALTTLDLRGNFFNSTFPSWLFELRSLSYLAISNSELYGTVPAGFGNLTRLAQLDLSGNSLSGSIPVDLWSLASLTTLDLSHNSFTSPLLPQIGNTTSLSQLNLVQCFLVGSIPAEIGRLTSLTELRLSGNSLSGRIPAEIGNLSSVTQLDLGHNSLSGLIPVEIGKLSDLSTLDLSDNSLEGTMSELHFVNLTELVALYAYANPLTIRFDHDWVPPFQLQSIKVDTCDLGPAFPRWLRSQEFLTDIDLSNTSIEDTLPDWFWNSSSSTIMDINLSHNKIGGVLPASLESMATLMLLNLSSNLFRGRIPVLPPNLQALDLSSNSLSGSLPSTISSQLGYLFLSHNYLHGSIPSSYVCDLQQLYALDLSNNQISGEIPRCRPEGSQLLFVNLANNKLRGKIPDSIGNLGNLQFLHLNNNSLFGRIPSSLKNCSRLAVIDLGNNKFSGSIPAWIGQSLRNLQVLLLRSNMFSGHIPLQLGRSSNLQIIDLSNNRLSGSVPHSFGNFSAMISASKSMASTVSNIMNFVLSSFVASESISLVTKGDEFSFSTILRFVKSIDLSNNDLSGVIPPEIGSLFALQTLNLSRNSFEGMIPKTMGDMKSLETLDLSFNKLSGVIPESFSALNSLNHLNLSYNNLSGAIPSGNQLQTLEDASIYIGNVHLCGPPVTKSCSDDPNVDSTEEEYKQGSHVLSFYFGTGLGYLVGLWSVFVVMLFKKDWRLFYFATVDKMYDKAYVAVRIRMRN, encoded by the coding sequence ATGGAGGCGGAGAGGGACGCCCTCCTCGCCTTCAAAGCCGGCATCCTCGACCCATCCCGCCGCTTGTCCTCGTGGCGTCGCCCAGTGGACTGCTGCAGATGGAGCGGCGTGGTGTGCGACAACACCACGGGCCACGTCGTGCAGCTCAACCTCCAGAATGCGGAGGCTTACTACGACAATTCGACGGTGTTGGGGGGTGAGATCGGTCCATCTTtgctttctctaactcatttgCGCCGCTTGAATCTCACTCAGAACGACTTCGGCGGCGCCCGAATCCCCAAGTTCTTGGGTTCTTTTGGGAGACTCAGATATCTGGATCTCTCTTATTCCAATTTCGGCGGAGCCATTCCTCCCCAGCTGGGTAACCTGTCAACCCTCCGCTATCTGAGGCTGTCCTCGTACAACTTAAGGATCGACGCGGGGGACGACCTACAGTGGCTCTCGCGTCTATCTTCTCTAACATTCCTCCAAATGAACTTTGTGAACCTCAGCACGGCCTCTCCCGATTGGCTACGAGCCGTGAACCAGCTGCCCTCCCTGCAACAACTCTATCTGTCAGGCTGTGGTCTCACTGCCCTCCCCGACTCTCTTTCCCGCGTCAACCTCACGGCTCTCACCACCCTCGATCTCCGTGGCAACTTCTTCAACTCCACCTTTCCCAGCTGGCTTTTTGAACTCCGTAGCCTCTCCTATCTCGCGATCAGCAATTCTGAATTGTATGGCACCGTACCTGCCGGGTTTGGGAACTTGACTCGTCTCGCGCAGCTCGACCTTAGCGGCAACTCGCTTTCCGGTTCCATACCTGTCGATCTCTGGAGTTTGGCCAGTCTAACCACACTTGATCTCAGCCACAATTCATTTACGAGTCCCCTTCTACCTCAAATCGGGAACACGACAAGTCTGTCGCAGCTAAACCTCGTTCAGTGCTTCCTCGTTGGTTCCATCCCTGCCGAGATTGGGCGCTTGACCAGTCTTACGGAATTACGCTTAAGCGGCAATTCACTTTCTGGTCGAATCCCTGCCGAGATTGGGAATCTGTCCAGCGTAACGCAGCTCGACTTGGGTCATAATTCACTCTCCGGACTGATACCGGTTGAgatcggcaagctttccgacCTTTCCACCCTTGATCTCTCCGATAACTCCCTGGAGGGCACCATGTCCGAACTCCATTTCGTGAACCTAACCGAGTTGGTCGCCCTGTACGCTTACGCCAACCCTTTGACCATCCGATTCGACCACGACTGGGTGCCCCCTTTTCAACTTCAATCCATCAAAGTTGATACCTGTGACTTGGGTCCCGCGTTTCCCAGGTGGCTCCGTTCTCAGGAATTCCTCACTGATATTGATCTGTCCAACACAAGCATCGAAGACACACTGCCTGATTGGTTTTggaattcttcttcttccaccattATGGACATAAATCTGTCCCACAATAAGATCGGTGGAGTTTTGCCGGCATCCTTGGAGAGTATGGCCACCTTGATGCTCTTGAATTTGAGCTCCAATCTCTTTCGAGGTCGCATTCCTGTTTTGCCACCAAACCTACAAGCGCTGGACTTGTCCAGCAATTCTTTGTCGGGATCGCTACCCTCGACCATCTCATCACAGTTGGGCTACCTGTTCCTCTCCCACAACTATCTTCATGGAAGCATACCGTCGTCCTACGTCTGCGACCTGCAGCAACTTTATGCCCTTGATCTATCCAACAATCAAATATCAGGAGAAATCCCGCGTTGTCGGCCGGAGGGATCACAACTTTTGTTTGTCAATCTGGCGAACAACAAGCTACGAGGAAAGATTCCTGACTCCATCGGAAACTTGGGCAACCTTCAGTTCCTGCACTTAAACAACAACAGCCTCTTCGGACGTATTCCTTCGTCGCTGAAAAATTGCAGTCGGCTGGCTGTCATTGATCTCGGCAACAACAAATTCTCGGGAAGTATTCCAGCGTGGATCGGACAAAGTTTACGGAATCTGCAAGTACTCCTACTGCGCTCAAATATGTTTTCGGGCCATATTCCTCTGCAACTTGGACGATCTAGTAATCTTCAAATCATCGATCTCTCCAACAACAGACTATCGGGATCGGTACCGCACTCTTTCGGCAACTTCAGCGCGATGATCTCCGCGTCGAAGTCGATGGCTTCTACGGTTtcgaacattatgaattttgtgtTATCCTCTTTCGTGGCAAGCGAGAGTATATCTCTGGTTACCAAGGGCGATGAGTTCAGCTTCTCCACCATTCTCCGATTTGTGAAGAGCATAGATCTTTCGAACAATGATCTGAGCGGAGTGATTCCTCCGGAAATCGGTTCTCTTTTTGCGCTTCAAACATTGAATTTGTCGAGAAATAGTTTTGAAGGCATGATTCCGAAAACAATGGGCGATATGAAGTCATTGGAAACTCTGGACCTATCATTCAATAAGTTATCCGGAGTCATTCCTGAAAGCTTTTCGGCGCTGAATTCTCTGAACCACTTGAATCTGTCTTACAACAATCTATCGGGAGCGATTCCATCGGGGAATCAACTTCAGACGCTGGAGGATGCATCCATTTATATCGGAAATGTCCATCTCTGTGGTCCTCCGGTGACCAAGAGTTGCTCCGACGATCCCAACGTCGATTCGACAGAAGAGGAGTACAAACAAGGATCTCATGTGCTGTCATTTTACTTTGGTACCGGGCTCGGATATTTGGTCGGCTTATGGagtgtgttcgtcgtcatgctgTTCAAGAAAGATTGGAGGCTCTTCTATTTTGCAACGGTGGACAAGATGTACGACAAAGCGTATGTGGCAGTCAGGATAAGAATGCGAAATTGA